In the genome of Sandaracinaceae bacterium, the window GGGCCAGCGCCTCGGTCGAGGTCGATCTCGACGCGGTGCCGGACGACGACGACGACTTCGAGGTCGGGCCCACGAGGGTTGAGCGCGTCCCGGAGATCGAGGCCCGTCGGGCGCCGACCGAAGAGGACGACGCCTCGTTCGACTCCGACGCGCCGAGCGCCCAGCCCGCGAAGGCCTCGACGCCGAGCGTGGGCGTGGTGGTGCAGCGGGTCGTCGCCGTCGTGAGCGCGCCGGGGGCGCAGGCGCCTCCCCCCGAGGAGGACGACGACGGAGTCGTCACGTCCTGGGCGCCCACCGAGCCGGGATCGTCGGCCGCCGAAGACGTGTCGGTGGATCTGGACGAGCCGGAGATCACGGTCGACGCCGAGGATGACGCGGAGCAGGACGACGCAGGGGAGAGGGCGCTCGACGGGGAGAGCGATGCGGAGGTCGAAGAGCTCGACGTCGACCTCGACGCCGACGCGCCCGACGACGACGCCGCCCCCGAGCTCGCCGAGGACGAGCTGCTCGAGGAGGACGGCGCGGGTCGGCCGTCGAAGCCGCCGCCGCCGCCGCGGGGAGAGAAGGCGCCGCCGCCGCCGCCCGAGAAGGCGGCCGAGAAGGCGGAGCCCGCCCGGGCCGAGAAGGCCGAGGCGAAGAAGGACGCCGCCAAGGAAGGCGCGGCGAAGGCCCGCGCGCGCAAGACGCGCCGCAAGTGGTACGAGACCCTCTTCAACGACGACTACCTCCGCACCGTCCCGATCCCGCACCCGAGGACCATCGAGAAGCAGTGCGACTTCATCGAGCAGCGGTTCGGTCTCGCGAAGGGCGCGACCATCCTCGACGTCGGCTGCGGGCTGGGGCTCCACGCGGTCGAGCTGACGCGGCGCGGGTATCTGGTCGTCGGTCTCGACCTGTCGCTCCCGATGCTCTCGCGGGCGGCGGACGAGGCGCAGGAGCACGGCTTCAAGATCAACTTCCTCCACGCCGACATGCGGGAGATGAACTTCGACGGCGCCTTCGACGCCGTCCTCTGCTGGGGCACGACCCTCGGCTACTTCGACGACGAGACCAACAAGCAAGTCATCGAGCGCCTCTATCGCGCGCTGAAGCCGCGCGGGCTGCTGCTGCTCGAGGTCGTCAACCGCGACTACGTCATCCGGACCCAGCCCAACCTCGTCTGGTTCGAGGGCGACGGCTGCGTGGTGATGGAAGAGACGCAGATGAACTACATCACCTCGCGCCTCGAGACGAAGCGCACGGTGATCCTGGACGACGGGCGTCAACGCGACAACCTGTACTCCATTCGCCTCTTCTCGCTCCACGAGCTGGGACAGGTCCTGCACCACCAGGGGTTCCGGGTGGTCGAGGTGAGCGGACGCGAGGCGCACCCGGGGGTCTTCTTCGGCGCGGACTCGCCGCAGCTCCTCATCCTCGCCGAGCGCCGTCCGCAGGGCCCGCCGACGCCGCCGGGCCGCGGCTCGTCGAGCAGCATGAAGACGGTGTCGAGCGAGGCGCCCCCGCCCCC includes:
- a CDS encoding methyltransferase domain-containing protein codes for the protein MSEPDEANKAKRRRRRRSLRVPVDEVPRPTQAVAESVEVPLEAEGGMTVEMPAYSDDASPSLAGPPTIDGDSANEFDEPRTIVEAEGAADDGDDGASASVEVDLDAVPDDDDDFEVGPTRVERVPEIEARRAPTEEDDASFDSDAPSAQPAKASTPSVGVVVQRVVAVVSAPGAQAPPPEEDDDGVVTSWAPTEPGSSAAEDVSVDLDEPEITVDAEDDAEQDDAGERALDGESDAEVEELDVDLDADAPDDDAAPELAEDELLEEDGAGRPSKPPPPPRGEKAPPPPPEKAAEKAEPARAEKAEAKKDAAKEGAAKARARKTRRKWYETLFNDDYLRTVPIPHPRTIEKQCDFIEQRFGLAKGATILDVGCGLGLHAVELTRRGYLVVGLDLSLPMLSRAADEAQEHGFKINFLHADMREMNFDGAFDAVLCWGTTLGYFDDETNKQVIERLYRALKPRGLLLLEVVNRDYVIRTQPNLVWFEGDGCVVMEETQMNYITSRLETKRTVILDDGRQRDNLYSIRLFSLHELGQVLHHQGFRVVEVSGREAHPGVFFGADSPQLLILAERRPQGPPTPPGRGSSSSMKTVSSEAPPPPGASEPPASEPPDAETDPEAGAAEAEEPSDDVSAALAETLQQSEEAASEERLLEPEDLDAEEIGDAEDE